The sequence AGTATACCCCTTTATTACTTCTTTTACTGAAGGTCCATATATAAAGTAATAATCTAAATTTCCATCTACACTTGCAAAAGAATAGTAATTAGGATTTTCTTTTCCTAAATCAAAACTGCTTTCAAAGGTATTATCAAAAAATAATCCAAAACTTTTATTCTCTCTAAAATTAATTAAAAACGGAATTGATTTATATAATTGTTCGAAGGTTTCCCCATGTGGATTAGGGTTATCAGTGTTCCAGTTTCTATAGTGATATCCTCTTTTATTTAAAGAACCTGTTCTCTCCCCCATGCCATAGAAGAACATATCTTCTTCCATAGTTTTTGCTACATAAACTTTATCTTTTAAATCTTTAGCAAGTTCATGTCCTTCATCTTCTGCTAATTTAAAATCTCCAGCTCTTCTTACAAAAGGTTCTCTCTTTCCTCTATAATCTTCACATAATAGGCTGCCTGCCTTATCATATACATCAACTTTAAAATCAGAGTATATCTTTACATTAATTTCTTCTGTCGAAACAGTTAACACTTCATCTTTTAATGTAGTATTAAATTCACACTTTTCTACTGTTAAATTTTCAACAGCCTTTGATAATTTTTCTTCTCTTAGTAATGGAACAAAAAAGTTTATTATTCCTGATTTAATAACTGTAATATACCCTTCACCTTTTTCAAAAGCTACTTTTATCTTATTTTCTTCTACATTATAACTAAGTAATTTCCCTAACATATTTTTCACTCCCATCCCTTTTCGTTAATCGTTTAACATAATTTCATGGTACAATATTACTTTTCCTTTGTAAAGGTTTTATACAATACATTTATTACAAAGTTATAAGTAATATTTTGTAATAAAGTCCAAACTTCGTTTTAATACAAAAAGTCAAGCATTTATAAATACCTCAACCTCTAGGTATTTTCACTAAATACTTGACTTTTAATATATTCTATATATGTTTACATATTAAACTCTTATCAACTTTAAATAACGTTTCTTTATTAGAGTAAATACAGGTACACCAATTATAGTAACCACTACAAATTCTCCAAAAGCAACCTCTAACATGGTTAATACCAATGGTGCTCCTGAAATGTAATTTAACTCCCAACCTATCATCAATGCATTGAATATGGTTGGCCATAATGATGCTATAAGTAATGATATTTTACTATTCTTTATATACTTAGCTGTAAGACTTATAGCTGAAACACTTATAAAAGTTGCTAACGTTCCAACAATTGCATCAATCATTCCATTAGGACTCAATATATTAGCTATAAAACATCCTAAAGTTAATCCTCCTATATAAAAAGGATCAAAGAAAGCTAATAAAACCATTACTTCTGAAATTCTAAATTGCAAACTGCCATAAGCAAAAGGTGCAATAGCAAAAGTTATTACAGCATAAATAGCTGCTACTAATGCTGTTCTTGCCAATCTTTGAGTTGTTCTGTTTCTCATTTTTAATACATCCCCTTAGTTTTATTTAAAGACAGGAGGTTTTCGAACTGTCTCTTATAATTTCAACTGTTAAATTATACTCTATTTTTTGTGGACTGGCAAGAACATAGTACTATTACTCTATCATTTTTCTTACTCTAAGTGGAATTTGTAGTTCTTCTGATATTTTTCTACTTCTCTCTATTTGATCTTCAGTTATACAATCAACTACTGAGAATTGAACATCCTCTATATTCTTCTTTGCTTCTTTTGCAAAATTTAAAAGTCCATCAAAAGCCTTTAATCCAAATTGAGATTTTGTAATTTCATTATATTCTTCTTTTGAAGGCGCATTTAAGCTTATTGAAATAGAGTCAACCCATCCTTTAAGCATTTCAGCTGTGTTTTTACCATGAACTAGGTCAGCCAAACCATTACTGTTAACTCTAATCTTTATATCACTTACAGAACGAATGTATTTTGATACTTCTATAAGTTCATCAATTCTAACTAATGGTTCTCCGTATCCACAGAAAACTACTTCTTTGTAATCCTCTAAATTTCTTTTCTTAAATTCTTCAATAACCTCTTCTGCTGAAGGTTCTCTTTCAAGCCATAGATTTTCACCTTCACACACACTATCTTTTTCGTGTCTTACACAGAATGTGCAGTTACATGGGCATCTATTTGTTAAGTTTACATATAAACTATCACCTATTGTATATAAAATTGTCATACTCTTCATCTTCTTTTCCTCCTATAATCTCTTCTTAATATTCATTTTATCTAAAGCAAATGCAAAAATTATAAATGCAATACCACAACCTAAAGGTTGAAGTGAACCTAGTGGTACGTCTAGCAATGCAACCCAAAAGTTTCCTGTAATAATTGTTGTTGCAATACAATATCCAACTAATCCCGTTACTCCTGCTAAAAATACTGCTATAACATTTCTTGTACAAATTAGTTTTTTACTCTTTGATGTAAAAAATATAGTTAATAATGGTTTTATTATTAGAGTTGGTATTACATATACTGCTCCTCCAGGAGACAACGCATCTGAAAGTGCTCCTCCAACTGCACCTGCCACCATTGCGTAAGGTGTTGGTAAAAGGCATGCTGCCAAATATATAAAGGAATCACCAAGATGTATGTACTCCCCATTAGGGCCTGTCGGTATATGCAGTATATAAGCTGTAGTTATAAAAATAATGGCTGCAAATAAACCAGTTAAAACTATTAATTTCGTTTTCTTATTGTTCAACTTATATCAACTCCTTTAAGAAAGGTTCAAACATTATTCCCTCTTTAATATTTCCACCAGAGCTTTTTGTATAATTTACAACATTATATATAAAGCTGCTTGCTCTTTCTACTGCTTCTTTTAAACTGTGCCCATTTAAAAGCATTCCACATAATATTGAAGAAAATATATCTCCAGTACCACTATAGGATTCCTTATTATACTTTTTCTTAATAACAAAGCTTTGGTCAGAATTTTTGCTATAAGCCAAGTTACAAATCTGGTCACCTTGTTCAATACCTGTTATAACAATCAGCTTAGGTCCTAACTCACAAATCTCTCTTGCCATTAATTCTGCCTCTTTAATTGTTACTTCATGATCTAAGTGTTTCTCTGTTAATATAAGAGCTTCTGTTACATTAGGAGTAACTAAATCAGCCTTCTGTACTAATTTTTTCATTTTACTGCACATTTCATCTGTATATGTCTTATAAATAGCTCTATTATCCCCCATAACTGGATCAATCATCACAAATGATTCTTCATGTCTATCTATAAATTCTAATACTATATCAATTTGTTTCTCCGAACCTAAAAAGCCGCTATAAATACAATCAAACTTTGCATTTAAATTCTGCCATACTTTTTCATATTTTATCATCTCATCAGTAAAATCAAAAAATGAATATTCAGGATACATGGTTTGACAAGATAGTATAGCTGTAGGAAATGGACAACATTGTACACCCATAACTGAAATAATTGGAATGGCTGCTGTTAAAGAACATCTTCCTATGCCTGACATATCATGTATTGCTGCTACTCTTTTTACCTCTTTCACCATATTTAAACCACCCCCTATTTTTTCTTGAATTATATCACAATTCTTAGAAAAACATAAAATGTACGGGTACAATTTATCAAGACATTTCTTTTACTATATCTCCAATTATCTTTATTCCTTTTTTAATCTCTTCTTTTTTTACTCTTGAGAAGCCTATCCTCATAGTAAATTCCCCACCAGAACCACTATAAAAAATATCTCCTGGCATGAATAAGACTCCTTTTTCATAGCACTTTGCAAGAACATCTCTTGAACTTATTCCTTTAAGTTTTATAAATATATGTAGCCCTCCTTCACCCATGATGCATTCATAAGGAATGTTTTTCTTTACTTCTTCAAGAGTAAATCTATATTTATCTCTATAATATTTTCTAACTTTTTTAACATACTTAGTAAAAGCTCCACTATTCATATATTGATACAGAATGGCTTGGTCAATAAAGGAACAATGAATAGTTCTAGCTCTTTTTACACTTTCTAATGCTCCAATTAAATTCTTATCAGCCATTATCCAGCCAATTCTAAGGCCTGGAAACAAAATTTTAGAAAAGCTACCAATATACACAACCCCATTTCCTTCTGTAGAAAGTGAGACTAACGGAGGTACATGTGAACTTGAATATAATAATTCCTCATTAAAACCATCTTCTATTATTGGAACTGAATACTTCTCACAAATTTTATATACTTCCTGTCTCTTTTCTCCCTTCATAACAATTCCTGTTGGGTTATGATAAGAAGGAATAATATATGCTAACTTAGGATTTGTTTCTTTTATTTGTTTGTCTAACTCCTTAGTGTTTATACCATCTAAATCCATTGGTACTCCTACTATGTTTAAGTTATGAGTCTTCATAATTTTTATAGCTGTATTGTGAGTAGGCTCTTCACATATTATGCTATCTCCAGCCTTTGTTAAAGAACTTAATACTATATCAAATCCTTCTGTAAAACCATTGGTAATCAAAATATCCTTTCCTTCAGTATTTACTCCTTTTTCCTGCATATACTTCATTAAATAATCAATTAACTTATTATATCCCTTAGCATAACCATAATTTAATATTTTATCTCCTTCCATGGAGCATACATTTAAAAATGCCCTTTTAAATTCTTCTAAATCAAATAAGCCCTCTTCTGGAGCAATGCTCTTAAAAGATATCATTCCTTTTTTATATGGCAATTCTGTTTTCAATATATCTAACTTTGTACAAGCTTCCCCATATTCATTAATCATTGAGCTCCAATCAACATTAAAATTATCCTTACTGTTCCTGCTAACTTTATCTATAAAGGTTCCTTTTCCTTTTACACTTTTTATGATGCCTTCACTTTCTAAGATTTCATACGCAGTTACTACTGAATTTCTGCTAACCTTTAATACATTGCTAACTTCTCTAGTAGAAGGTAATTTACTACCTTTCTGCAGCATTCCTGCTTCAATATTATCTTTTATATGATTGCAAATTTGTACATATATAGGTTCTTTATCACTTATAACAAATGATGAAAAGATCATTGCATTCTCTCCTTAATTTCATAACTTTTATTTCAACTATTTTAAAAGTATATAAATCTAAATTAATACTTAACCTAATGTTAAAGGATTTTAAAAGTACTGCTGTTGAATTATATACCATATTTTAATATACTATAAATAAAGTATAACATAATAAATAAAGTTTATTTTATGTTGTATTAAGGCATTTTGAAAAATAATTGCGCCTCTATGCAATAAATATCAGGCATATTATTCATTTCCAGATGCTTAAAACACAATTTATATAAAGGTGGTGCAAACATGAAATACTCATCAGACTTACATACTCATACTATAGTTAGTGGGCATGCTTATTCAACTTTACTTGAAAATGTAGATTTTTGTGCTAAGAATGGCATAGAAATTCTAGGAACCTCTGAACACGGTCCTGCTATGCCTAATGCTCCTCATTATTGGTACTTTGGAAACCTTAAGGTTGTTCCAAGAGTTATCAACGGAGTTACTATATTAAGAGGCTGTGAAGCAAATATATTAGATACAGATGGCACTATTGATTTAAATGAATACAATCAAACTCATCTTGACTATTTAATCGCATCTTTTCATGAAAATGTATTTTCTCCAAACACTTTAGAAAGTAATATGAAAGCATTATTTAGTGCAGTGGAAAACAATGAAAAGATTGAAATATTAGGACACCTAGGAAACCCTGCTTATGAACTTGACTATGAAAAAATAGTTAAATTAGCTAAAGATAGAGACATTATGATTGAAATCAATAATAGCTCTATGCTTGGTAACTCAAGAAAAGGTAGTGACTCAAACTGCACAAAAATTGCTGAGCTTTGCAAAAAACATGGAGCAAAAATCATTTTAAATTCCGATGCTCATATTTGCTTTAGTATTGGACAGTTTAAAGAATCTATAGATATGCTTAAATCAATTAATTTCCCTGAAGAATTAATAATGAACGATCCTGAAAGATTAATAGCACATTTGAAAAATAAGGGAAGATTGACTGATTTATAGTTTTTATACGCTATATGTGCATATAAAAATAAGAAGAATGAAATTTATATAACTTCATTCTTCTTATTTTTTATTTTAACATTCTAATATATAATTTTCTAATTTGAATATCTTACATAAATAAACCTACAATTATAGGAATCACTACTGCTGGTAATAAATTGGCTACCTTTATTTTTGTAACCTTCAACATATTTAACCCAAGTGCCACAATTAATAAACTGCCAACTGCAGTCATATTGTCTATTACTTGAGTATTCAGAACTCCTACTAATAATGATGAACTTAATGCTATTGCTCCTTGATAAATCAGCACAGTTACTGAGGAAAAAATAACGCCTATTCCTAGTGATGAGGCAAGTATAATTGAGGTTACTCCATCAAGAATTGATTTTACATATAGTGTAGAATTATCTCCTTTAAGGCCACTGTTTAAAGCCCCTAAAATAGCCATAGCCCCTACACAAAATAGTAAACTTGATGAAACAAAACCTTCTGAAATAGATATCTTATTGCCTTCTTTTTTAAACTTTTTTTCTAAAACTTCTCCTAGTTTATTAAGCCACTTGTCTATATCTATTATTTCTCCTATGATTGCTCCAACTACCATGGATCCTATCATTATCATGGGAATCATTGAATCCTTACTCTTTAGTGTTCCTGAAATACCTATATACAGGATACATAACGCTAACCCTTGCATTATAGTATTACTTATTTTATCTGTTAACCTGTCTTTTATTACTATCCCTAATAAACATCCTATAATAATTGCTAAACTATTTACTATGGTTCCTGTCATATTCTATAATCCTATTGCCTCTGCCACGTCCTGCATTCCTAAAATAGTATGTTCAATAACATCATCAAGCTGCATATCTATCATTTCACATCCATTTAAAATTACATTTCTATCTACCCCAGCTGCAAATCCCTTCGATTTAAATTTTTTCTTTACAGATTTAACTTCTATATCCATTACACTTTTTGAGGGTCTCATCAAAGCTGCTGCTCCTATAAGACCTGTAAGTTCATCTATAGTATAAAGTACCTTTTCTGCATTACTCTCAGGCTTTATATCTACAACTATACCATATCCATGAGATGCTACTGCTCTAATATAACTTTCTGGTAAGTTATGTTCTCTCATTATTTCTTGGCATTTAACACAGTGTTCTTCTGGATACATCTCATAATCTATATCATGCAGTAATCCTATTACGCCCCAAACATCTTCATCTTCATTGTATAATTTTGCAAAATGTCTCATAGCCCCTTCTACAGCAAGACCATGTTTTCTAAGAGCATCACTTTGATTGTATTCACAAAGAAGCTCCCAAGCCTTTTGTCTATCAACTTTGCCTGCCATCATCTATTCCTCCCCCAATTCATTTAATATTTTATATCATTATACAACAAAAATCTGCATTGTCATCAATAATATTTTGATGTAATTAATTGTAGGATAAGGATTTACGCAATTCTATGCTTAAGCCATTTAGTTCCTCTTAATCTATAGCAATATAGCGCACCTCTAACAAACCAATCAATGTACATAGCTATCCAAATTCCTAAAACACCAACACCAAGTACTAGTCCTAGTAAATAACCTGAAAATATTCTAAAAGCCCACATTCCTATTATGGCAGTTATCATAGTATATCTGGTATCCCCTGCTCCCTTTAGGCCTGAAGATAATACAAAAGAAATTGGCCAAAATATCATGGCGATACTGTTGCTTCTAATTAAAGTAGCGGATAACTTTATGACTTCTTTACTATTTGTATATAACCCAGCCATTATAGGTGCTAAAGGAACAAAGATTATTCCTAAAACAACCATACAAACTGTTGCAAATTTTGTAAGGTATATCAACGTATCCTTTGCACCTTTCACATCATCTCTACCTACATATTGACCAACTAAGGTAGTGGCAGCTATACATAATGAATTGCCAACAATATTTAATAAAGATGCTATAGACATTCCTATAGTATTAGAAGCAATAGATGCAGTTCCCATAGTAACTATAAAGACTTGTACAATTAATTTTCCTGCATTAAATAGCAACTGTTCTACTCCAGCTGGAATTCCTATATTGAATATATTTTTTTGCGTCTCCATTTCAAATTTAAATGGAAATATGTTTTTAATCTTAATTATTCTATTCCCTCTAAAAATCACTAAAATAACCAAGACTGTCCCCACTAATCTTGCAATAGCTATGGCAATTGCTGCTCCTTCTATTCCGAATGAACTGGTATGAAATCCACCTAAGTTCAATCCATAGATAAG comes from Clostridium sp. TW13 and encodes:
- a CDS encoding QueT transporter family protein, which translates into the protein MRNRTTQRLARTALVAAIYAVITFAIAPFAYGSLQFRISEVMVLLAFFDPFYIGGLTLGCFIANILSPNGMIDAIVGTLATFISVSAISLTAKYIKNSKISLLIASLWPTIFNALMIGWELNYISGAPLVLTMLEVAFGEFVVVTIIGVPVFTLIKKRYLKLIRV
- a CDS encoding TIGR04100 family radical SAM protein; the encoded protein is MKSMTILYTIGDSLYVNLTNRCPCNCTFCVRHEKDSVCEGENLWLEREPSAEEVIEEFKKRNLEDYKEVVFCGYGEPLVRIDELIEVSKYIRSVSDIKIRVNSNGLADLVHGKNTAEMLKGWVDSISISLNAPSKEEYNEITKSQFGLKAFDGLLNFAKEAKKNIEDVQFSVVDCITEDQIERSRKISEELQIPLRVRKMIE
- a CDS encoding TIGR04002 family protein — encoded protein: MNNKKTKLIVLTGLFAAIIFITTAYILHIPTGPNGEYIHLGDSFIYLAACLLPTPYAMVAGAVGGALSDALSPGGAVYVIPTLIIKPLLTIFFTSKSKKLICTRNVIAVFLAGVTGLVGYCIATTIITGNFWVALLDVPLGSLQPLGCGIAFIIFAFALDKMNIKKRL
- a CDS encoding pyridoxamine kinase — protein: MVKEVKRVAAIHDMSGIGRCSLTAAIPIISVMGVQCCPFPTAILSCQTMYPEYSFFDFTDEMIKYEKVWQNLNAKFDCIYSGFLGSEKQIDIVLEFIDRHEESFVMIDPVMGDNRAIYKTYTDEMCSKMKKLVQKADLVTPNVTEALILTEKHLDHEVTIKEAELMAREICELGPKLIVITGIEQGDQICNLAYSKNSDQSFVIKKKYNKESYSGTGDIFSSILCGMLLNGHSLKEAVERASSFIYNVVNYTKSSGGNIKEGIMFEPFLKELI
- a CDS encoding PLP-dependent aminotransferase family protein, which gives rise to MIFSSFVISDKEPIYVQICNHIKDNIEAGMLQKGSKLPSTREVSNVLKVSRNSVVTAYEILESEGIIKSVKGKGTFIDKVSRNSKDNFNVDWSSMINEYGEACTKLDILKTELPYKKGMISFKSIAPEEGLFDLEEFKRAFLNVCSMEGDKILNYGYAKGYNKLIDYLMKYMQEKGVNTEGKDILITNGFTEGFDIVLSSLTKAGDSIICEEPTHNTAIKIMKTHNLNIVGVPMDLDGINTKELDKQIKETNPKLAYIIPSYHNPTGIVMKGEKRQEVYKICEKYSVPIIEDGFNEELLYSSSHVPPLVSLSTEGNGVVYIGSFSKILFPGLRIGWIMADKNLIGALESVKRARTIHCSFIDQAILYQYMNSGAFTKYVKKVRKYYRDKYRFTLEEVKKNIPYECIMGEGGLHIFIKLKGISSRDVLAKCYEKGVLFMPGDIFYSGSGGEFTMRIGFSRVKKEEIKKGIKIIGDIVKEMS
- a CDS encoding phosphatase, producing MKYSSDLHTHTIVSGHAYSTLLENVDFCAKNGIEILGTSEHGPAMPNAPHYWYFGNLKVVPRVINGVTILRGCEANILDTDGTIDLNEYNQTHLDYLIASFHENVFSPNTLESNMKALFSAVENNEKIEILGHLGNPAYELDYEKIVKLAKDRDIMIEINNSSMLGNSRKGSDSNCTKIAELCKKHGAKIILNSDAHICFSIGQFKESIDMLKSINFPEELIMNDPERLIAHLKNKGRLTDL
- a CDS encoding DUF554 domain-containing protein translates to MTGTIVNSLAIIIGCLLGIVIKDRLTDKISNTIMQGLALCILYIGISGTLKSKDSMIPMIMIGSMVVGAIIGEIIDIDKWLNKLGEVLEKKFKKEGNKISISEGFVSSSLLFCVGAMAILGALNSGLKGDNSTLYVKSILDGVTSIILASSLGIGVIFSSVTVLIYQGAIALSSSLLVGVLNTQVIDNMTAVGSLLIVALGLNMLKVTKIKVANLLPAVVIPIIVGLFM
- a CDS encoding HDIG domain-containing metalloprotein, which codes for MAGKVDRQKAWELLCEYNQSDALRKHGLAVEGAMRHFAKLYNEDEDVWGVIGLLHDIDYEMYPEEHCVKCQEIMREHNLPESYIRAVASHGYGIVVDIKPESNAEKVLYTIDELTGLIGAAALMRPSKSVMDIEVKSVKKKFKSKGFAAGVDRNVILNGCEMIDMQLDDVIEHTILGMQDVAEAIGL
- a CDS encoding MATE family efflux transporter; amino-acid sequence: MLIRKNVLKLAIPIMVEQTFVMFLGVCNTMMAGHIGEEAVSAIGMVDSINNMFISFFAALSVGATVVVSQQLGKGRTKKVNETVVQALASGIIVSVAVTLLLWIFRVGLINSFYGSAAELVKQDAKIYLEFTLFTYPFIAIEQIANGILRGCGDTKTPMYITIFMNLINVLLGFILIYGLNLGGFHTSSFGIEGAAIAIAIARLVGTVLVILVIFRGNRIIKIKNIFPFKFEMETQKNIFNIGIPAGVEQLLFNAGKLIVQVFIVTMGTASIASNTIGMSIASLLNIVGNSLCIAATTLVGQYVGRDDVKGAKDTLIYLTKFATVCMVVLGIIFVPLAPIMAGLYTNSKEVIKLSATLIRSNSIAMIFWPISFVLSSGLKGAGDTRYTMITAIIGMWAFRIFSGYLLGLVLGVGVLGIWIAMYIDWFVRGALYCYRLRGTKWLKHRIA